One window of the Scylla paramamosain isolate STU-SP2022 chromosome 22, ASM3559412v1, whole genome shotgun sequence genome contains the following:
- the LOC135111491 gene encoding V-type proton ATPase subunit H-like yields the protein MAQPSLAAALPEDIDRGVAGATSVLVQRANEIRMQKVNWPSYLQSQMISQEDYEVIIAVEMPGQNRAALLHNYRLQVARTFMNLLGHISKDQTIQYILILVDDILSEDKGRVEIFKEYARKHKESMWSPFLNLLTRPDTFIINMTARIIAKLACWSREPMDGSDLTFYLTWLKDQLRTPNNEYMQSVGRCLQMMLRVEEYRTIFYQLDGVVTIVQVLSSGKLNFQIQYQLTFCLWVMTFNNAIAEKMNKYSVIPTLADILSESVKEKVTRIVLAVFRNLIEKPEDPAIARENCIQMVQCKVLKQLEILAQRKFEDEDITADIEFLNEKLQNSIQDLSSFEEYCSEVKSGRMEWSPVHKSEKFWRENAGRLNEKNYELLKILINLLETSKDTLVLSVACHDIGEYTRHYHRGKRVLEQLGGKQWVMQHLTHQDPNVRYEALLAVQKLMVHNWEYLGKQLEKDAQQSTPRT from the exons ATGGCTCAGCCCTCCCTCGCAGCTGCCCTCCCTGAGGACATAGATAGAG GTGTGGCCGGGGCAACAAGTGTGCTGGTGCAGCGGGCCAATGAGATCCGCATGCAGAAGGTCAACTGGCCGTCGTACCTCCA gtcaCAGATGATCAGCCAAGAGGACTATGAGGTGATCATTGCGGTGGAGATGCCTGGCCAGAACCGTGCTGCACTGCTCCACAACTACCGCCTGCAGGTGGCCCGCACCTTCATGAACCTGCTGGGCCACATCAGCAAGGACCAGACCATCCAGTACATCCTCATCCTGGTGGACGACATCCTCTCT GAGGACAAAGGGCGGGTGGAGATCTTCAAGGAGTATGCCCGTAAACACAAGGAGAGCATGTGGAGCCCCTTCCTCAACCTGCTGACCCgccctgacaccttcatcatcaACATGACAGCTCGCATCATTGCCAAGCTGGCCTGCTGGTCCCGCGAACCGATGGACGGCTCCGACCTCACCTTCTACCTCACTTGGCTCAAGGACCAGCTCAGAactccg AATAACGAGTACATGCAGTCAGTGGGTCGGTGTCTACAGATGATGCTGAGGGTGGAGGAGTATCGTACCATCTTCTACCAGCTGGATGGAGTGGTCACCATTGTGCAG gtGTTGAGCTCTGGAAAACTGAACTTCCAGATTCAGTACCAGCTCACCTTCTGCCTGTGGGTGATGACCTTCAATAATGCCATCGCCGAGAAGATGAACAA GTACAGTGTGATCCCCACCCTGGCAGACATCCTGAGTGAGAGTGTCAAGGAGAAGGTGACTCGCATCGTGCTGGCAGTGTTCAGGAACCTCATTGAGAAGCCTGAGGATCCTGCCATTGCCCGGGAGAACTGCATTCAGATGGTGCAGTGCAAG GTGCTGAAGCAGCTGGAGATTCTGGCCCAGAGGAAGTTTGAGGATGAAGACATCACTGCTGATATTGAGTTCCTGAATGAAAAGTTGCAGAACTCCATACAGGACTTGAG CTCATTTGAGGAGTACTGTTCTGAGGTGAAGTCGGGCCGCATGGAGTGGTCACCAGTGCACAAGAGTGAGAAGTTCTGGCGGGAGAATGCCGGTCGCCTTAACGAGAAGAATTATGAGCTGCTGAAGATCCTCATCAATCTCCTGGAGACAAGCAAAGACACACTGGTGCTCTCGGTGGCGTGTCACGACATCGGGGAGTACACACGTCACTACCACCGCGGCAAGAG GGTACTGGAACAGCTTGGAGGGAAGCAATGGGTGATGCAACATCTGACGCACCAAGACCCCAACGTCCGCTATGAGGCACTGCTTGCTGTACAGAAACTCATGGTTCACAACTG GGAATACTTGGGGAAGCAGCTGGAGAAGGATGCACAGCAGAGCACTCCAAGAACCTGA